TGCGGTCATCGGCATGCCCCCAGTGTCACACGCCGATCGGACGAATCGATAACCTGCCGATCTTCAGCTATCTGAATCTTGGCGGACGTTGCCGTCATTGCCATGCGGCGATCCCCGTGCGTTATCTGGCCGTCGAAGTCTTGGCGATGCTGATCGTGTCGCTGTTATTCTTCTGTGAATTGATCACCGGTGCGGCCAACGTTCCGGGATTTCCCTTTTATCAATTCACCGGAATCGTTTGGATCATCTTGTACACCAAGTGGCCGGTGGTCGGCATCTTTTTTTTCCACGTTGCCATGATGTGCATGGTGATGACGGTCGCGTTGATGGAACGCGACCGCCTGCGGCCTCCGGTCTGGTTTACCATCGCGTTGTGGGCGTTTTTTGCGTTGTTGCCGGTGTTGGTACCGACGCTGCGTCCGATCGACTTCGGTCGGCATCTGCCTTCGGTGCTGCAACTGACGATTCCGGGGCTTGCCGACCGGGCGGTGGCCGGTCTGTTGGGCGGAATCGTCGGATGGCTCATGGCATTGCTGGCCGACAGGATCGTGAAGCTTTCGCGCAAACGTGGTTTGGTGACGGCGTTTGTCCTGGTCGGCGTCGCGATGGGATGGCAGGCCGTTGTCACGATCACCGCGATCTATTTGTTGATCGTGTGGGGCCTGTCGCTTCGATCATTCGGCCGGCGGTGGATGTTTCGCAACGGGGCCACCGCGGTCCTGCTTGCCGCGGTGATTTTGCATCATCCGTTTTGGGAAATGATTGATCGATGCTGGTGATGATCCGACACGAGAAGTCGGATCGCTAGAGAGACACAAATTTCGGAGCGTCACGAGTCACTGCGAAGCGCAATTCTTGCAGCGTCCACGAAGCAGAATCTCGGTCACTTCGCCCACCTCTTCGCTGGCACGCCGGCTGCTCGCGGTCAGCTTGACGCTGTCCATGCAGCATACCGAACCGCAAACGGTGCAAACGAAGTGGGGGTGGGCGTCGGCGACCGTTTCTCCCGACCGCACTTCTTCGAAGCGATAGACGTGGTCCCCGAGTTCGGTCCGTCGCAGCAATCCCGCGTCGGTCATGTCGCACAGATTGCGAAACGCGGTGGCTTTGTCGATCCCGTTTTCGGCCAGACGCTCGGCGACCTCCGCG
The DNA window shown above is from Crateriforma spongiae and carries:
- a CDS encoding A24 family peptidase; translated protein: MSIDTAECTGSDPFRTTLVGEYIRVLLSVTAVATAAFWLLTAMQGPVAVCLVVANLAVLATCMDRGPVGLLRMLGLVTLAVAVAVAVSLRLGADDVPWWGPIWFLSPGSTLVSLGVLVARDLLAMLSRRGRDGIEMQDSGESIEINRMSEKSSEDEGRASAWSYRRIAIVLACIGMAVYMIIIPSVSAVLDSLAERPTSYALEDLTVMELVRVRTAKLAVFLVFAGFGACLGSFLNVVAASLPRGESIALRSSACPQCHTPIGRIDNLPIFSYLNLGGRCRHCHAAIPVRYLAVEVLAMLIVSLLFFCELITGAANVPGFPFYQFTGIVWIILYTKWPVVGIFFFHVAMMCMVMTVALMERDRLRPPVWFTIALWAFFALLPVLVPTLRPIDFGRHLPSVLQLTIPGLADRAVAGLLGGIVGWLMALLADRIVKLSRKRGLVTAFVLVGVAMGWQAVVTITAIYLLIVWGLSLRSFGRRWMFRNGATAVLLAAVILHHPFWEMIDRCW
- a CDS encoding Fur family transcriptional regulator, whose product is MKQAMTTTDSIRDSIRAAGLRATPARLATLQMVRDADSPLSHAEVAERLAENGIDKATAFRNLCDMTDAGLLRRTELGDHVYRFEEVRSGETVADAHPHFVCTVCGSVCCMDSVKLTASSRRASEEVGEVTEILLRGRCKNCASQ